The Dermochelys coriacea isolate rDerCor1 chromosome 7, rDerCor1.pri.v4, whole genome shotgun sequence sequence AGTGCTCAGCTTCGCGCTCCACTCCTGGGCGGCAGAGCAGCCTCAGGGAAGGGCTTGTCCCTGGGGAGCCTGCTCCCTCTGTGAGTCCCTCAAAGGCCAGGACTGGCCAGGATCAGAGCCAGACACCGTTATTTAATGCCACTTTGGTTGAGCTGTGAAGAAGTCTGCTAACCTAGCTGTGTGGACAGGGGCCAAGCACTGTCACACCCGGAACAGGTCATTGCAAATGGCTAGTGTGCGCTATAGCAATGTCTGGAGATACCAGCCAGGGATCGGCTGCCCGGCGCTGCACACTCACCACTAAGGAAAGCACTGGTCCTGCCTCATACAGCTAATGCCCTCGGCACTGCCTCCTGCAATGATTTGCAAACGTGTGTTAGGTGGTTCTGGCTGGCTGCTCCTGCTTTAAACACAGTCAGACAGAGAGATCTCACTAATGTAgtaccccatcacacacacacacacacacacacacacacacacatacagatctCGCTAATGTACTACTCCCccagtccacacacacacagaagcatCACACACGCAGCCTCTCGCACACTGTCTCACAGATACATCGTCTCACACATTCAAATAGTCACACACATGAGAGTCACAAACATACAcccagtctcacacacacacagagtgtcacactcactcacacacacagcagaCTCCTCTGGGACCTGCCATGGGATCGTGGGTTTGCATGGGGCCTTGTGGCTACAGCCCATTTCCCACAAAGCTTTCCCATGCGGGCTCAGTGCCAGGGCACTTGTGCCAACCCATCCGCAAGGGGGAGGCAGCCTGATGCCCTCTGCCATGCCCAGCCCGGCTGAGTCTCTCTGGCCCTGGTATGGCCCCTAGTATCTGCGGGCTTCCCCAAAGGCTCAGGGCTGGCTGCCAGCCTGTGCAGCTTGTCTGGCCTTCTGGCCTCCACCCACAGACAGTCCCTGGGGAGTAGCCCAGGCTGGGGCTGCTTGTGCAGGAGCAGTGGGTGTTCATGGCACTCCCCTGGCAGGGAATGGGAGGGTCCCACTgtgccctgccacaccctgcaccagGTCTGTCCAGAGGCCAATGCGGGCCCAagtggctggggcaggagacaCCTTTGGTCTCTCAAACCCTGCCTCCAGGGATGGTAGCAAAccctgcagggcaggagtggCTGCAGCCTCCATGGGATGCTGGCAGCGCTGGCAGCTAGAAGGGGCACCTGGAGGGGTGAAGGCCGAATGCAGAGGCCAAGGTGGCTACTTAAGCCTGTCCCCTGCCTTGGCCAGGTGTTGTAGGCTGAGCGGTGTGCGGGACTGGGCTGCTGGCTAGGCCGGGCAGCTTATCCCCAGGCTGCCCAGCAGAGACAGGCCCAGCTGCAAACTCCAGCTCTTGCTCCAGAGCCACACTTGAGGCCTGGCCCTGCTGGTGCCTGGGACTCAAGGCACATGAAGGGCCTGAGGTGGGTCAACTCACTCACAAGCCTCATGGCCAGCCCACAGCAGCCGAAGTCTCCTttggccctgccccgcccccccaggcacACCCTCAGGATAGGGTTGCcatgtgtccagttttcaactggaacgcccggtcaaaaagggaccctggcggctctggtcagcactgctgactgggccattaaaagtccagtcggcggcacagcagggctaaggcaggctccctgcggctcctggaagcagcagcatgtcccccctccggcttctacatgtaggggcagccagggggctctgcacgctgcccccgtGCCAAGCATCAGCTCTACAGCTCCCCTgaccccctactgcaccccaaccttctgccccagccttgatccccctcccaccctccaaaccccttgatcccagcccagagcaccctcctccatcccaaacccctcatcccaagccccaccccagagcccgcccccccaaccggagccctcacacacacccctgtgccccagcctcctgccccagcccagagcccccttttgcaccccaaatccctcatccccattccacaccaaagcccacacccccagccagagccctcacccaccctcAGCCCAAcccccagtcccagcctggagctcctcccacaccttgaacctCTCACTTCTTgcccacaccagagcccgcaccctctgcccagagccctcaccccctcactccctcccacaccccaaccttctgcctcagcctggagccccctcccatactctgaacccctcggctccaccccccagcctggagccccctcctacaccccaaacccctatccctggccccaccccagagcccataccctcgGCCGGAACCCTCAATCCGTCCCGCAACCCCCTGGACCACTCGGAGCAGGGGATAGTAGCACCAGCAAGGGtgacaatccccccccccatgcaggtACCCGCTATGCACACAGCTTGCACACAGCTGGGGAAGGGCCGACAGTGAGACTGCGTTTCTGGGGCTGGTGGTCCTTTGCCATGATGCACGTGAGGCCGTTCCCAGTGAAGGGTGCCACGGAGACTCCAATGCTCATTGAGTACCAGAGAGTCCCAATGCCCTATGCAaagtggggggagcagcagcactACCCcattagggaaactgaggcatggagtggtTCAGTGATTAGCCtaaggtctgtggcagagccaatgACAGACCCCAGCCCTCTTGGCTCCAACCctctgctctaatcactggacactccgccttccctccccacccccacccagccaaGGGCCACGTGAAGaacaggcagggcagtgctggggtGGGCATTGCCATGACTCCAGTGCTGCCTTCTCTCTGCAGTGCTGGTTGGAGTGGGAGCGGAGACTCTGCAGCGCGGGCAGTTCCAGAGCCTGGCTGTCTACCTGCTGTGAGTATCGCTGGGGTTACGGTGGGGAGTGGCTCTGCCATCAGGCCAAGCGGCCCTCTCCTGGCTTCACCGTGTAGGAGTCTGGGACCTGTGAGACGTGGGGCAGCCCAGCGCTGCCTGCCCCCGTGGAGCTGGCCAGGGGCCGCAGCGCGCTGTGACCTCCCCTGTGCAACAgctgagcagggggagctggggctcTGGAGCCCAGCTGTCCGGCACTAGGTAGAGTGTCCTAGCCCCACACTGGCCCCGCCGCCCCCATGGCTTGGCCAGGCCTGGTCCTCATGGTCCCCCACTTCAGTTTCTCAGGGGCAGCAGTTTCCATCTGCGAAGTCTCCTTCTTCGTCAGCCTGCTCCTGGGCATGTGTATCAGGTGAGTACTCCATGCCCACGCCCCGTGTGTCCTGCCCACGCCCACACCCTATGTGCCTTTCCATGCCCCTATACACTCCACTCACCTCACACCCCTTGCACCCTGTCCATGCCCTCTGCTCACCCCATGCCCAAACCCCGTGTGCCTTGCCCATGCCCCCGTGCACCCTGCCCACCCCACACCTACACCCTTGTGCGCCCTGCCCATGCCCCCCAACCATATTCCCTGTGGACTCCATCCACCTCACATCCCCATCTCCGGGTGTCCTGCCCATGCCCTCTGGGTACCCCACACCCATACACCCCTTATGAGCCGTGCCCACACAGCTCTCATGCACCCTCCCATATATCCCACCCACACTTCCATGCATCctgcccacacccctccccctgcttccccttgTCCCTCACCCACACCCAGCTGAGGGCACAGGGCTGACCAGGTGGGGTTGCAGACCCACCTCCAAGggagcctgccccctgctggcagcaCCAAACCCTCCTTGCTAGTTATGCTGCTGCCACCGGGGCCTGCATGTGTCACTCACACTTTCCTGGCCTCTTCCTCAGGGACTGGGCACCCATGGTTGTGTCCCGGGCCTTGGGGAATGGGTGAGAATGCTCGGAGCTCAGCCCTGTGCCCCCTGCACTCCATGGACCACTCAAGTCTTAGCCAGCCCCATGTCCAGGCCCAACCTGGTGCTCTGAGTTATGGGGCCAGTGGGCACCAGAGGGGCATTCAGACCCAACCCTGCCAGCCATGAGGCTCTGTTGCTGGTGACCGGCTCTCCCTGCCCAAGCCCtcacctgcccctctctccccagctacCAGCCGGGCTCCCTGGCACACACCTTCTGGAAGCGAACCACACAGCCAGCAAGCTTCCAGAAATTCCTGGGCTATGTGCTGCTCTCAGTAGCCTGCTTCCTGCATCCCGTCCTGGTCTGGCACGTCACCATCCCTGGTGAGGAGCGCGCTGGGGCCATGTAcagcatggggggcaggggaatggggtaAGGAggtgggtgccaggctggggtggCATGGCCCAGCTCTGATGAGATAGGATGCCAGGCTGGAGGCCATGGCCCGGCTGTGATGGGACTAGGATGCCAGGCAGGGGGGGCCATGGCCCGGCTGTGATGGGACTGGGGTGCCAGGCAGGGGGGGCCATGGCCCAGTTTTCCTGGTGACCCCTCCCCAGCTCTTTGCCATGTCTCGTCTTCGGTGCCTTTTCCCAGGCTCTATGCTGGTGCTGACTGGCTTGGCCTACTTCCTGCTGAGCAAGCGGAAGAAGAGCCCGGTGCACCGGGAGGCGCAGGGGCCACTGGAGCAGTATGTGGACCCCTGTGCCATGGCTGCAACCTCCACGGGCTGTGGTGACACCGAGCAGACCTACACCTTCCCCAGGGGGCGCCGAGAGCAGCACACCTCCCTGCTCGGCCAAATGAAGAGCATACTGAAGGGCAGTGAGGACAAGGGTGCTGGCTGGCTCGCTGAGCCTTCCCCAACCccgcccacccctgctccgcccaccccagcccagggcaaGCAGGTGCACTTCCAGGAGAAGCTGGTGAGGATCATCCCCTCTGTCAGCGAGAGCGCGGATGAGGCGGAGAGTGAGGCTGAGGAGACCACGTCCGACACAGCCCCAATCCTCGGGCCCACAGAGACCCCGCTCCTCATCACGCCCCTCAGTGCCACAGGTCTGTTCTGAGCGCTCACCCACCTCGCCCGCAGCCTGGGGCGAGTGgcagcagcctggagctccccaCCTGCTGGCCCGGGGCCTGGCCTTAGGGCTTGGACATGCTCCCCCTGTGGCCCAGGTGCCATGGGCAGAGCTGACCCATCTGGAGCAGGGCAGCCCCCACCAGGTGTGGTCCTGATGCCCAGGAGCCCAGCCAACCCCCCACAACTAAcacttgctgctgcaggctggAAGGTGGGACTGGCGGGTGCTATGCCAGCTTccggggctggctgcagcactggcATTCAGGGAGCTGTCCTGGCTATTCACTTGCTGGGGCTGGACCAACCTCTGGGCAAAGCCCTTCGGTTCCCATCTTTATCTGGTGGAACGGT is a genomic window containing:
- the TMEM72 gene encoding transmembrane protein 72, whose product is MKHRAFWTALEYTCRLLGISTAAVLVGVGAETLQRGQFQSLAVYLLFSGAAVSICEVSFFVSLLLGMCISYQPGSLAHTFWKRTTQPASFQKFLGYVLLSVACFLHPVLVWHVTIPGSMLVLTGLAYFLLSKRKKSPVHREAQGPLEQYVDPCAMAATSTGCGDTEQTYTFPRGRREQHTSLLGQMKSILKGSEDKGAGWLAEPSPTPPTPAPPTPAQGKQVHFQEKLVRIIPSVSESADEAESEAEETTSDTAPILGPTETPLLITPLSATGLF